The genomic region GTTATTTAGTGATTTTTCGTTAATACAGCCTAATTTTAAGCAACCTTTTTCAACCTATTTGAAAAAAAATGATACAAGGGCGTAAAGCTCTGTAAAAATTAGCTTTTTTATTGTTTTAAACACAGGATGAGCGATGTGAGAGAGAAATTTTATGCGCTATTAATTTTATTTAAAATTTGGGTTTCCAAATTTTTTCAATGTGCGGTAATGAGAACCAACAGCTTCCCTGAAAGTGTTATGATGATTGTATGGGATCCCGAATTCCCCGGCTGTTTGTTCAACAATAAGACTCACATCGGGGTAATGAACACTGCAAATTTTTGGGAAAAGATGATGTTCAATTTGGAAGTTTAGCCCCCCTATATACCAAGATAAAGGTTTATTATCCCTGGCAAAGTTATTGGTGGTAATCATTTCATGTATAGCCCAGTGATTTTTAATGACATTATCTTCATTGGGTTCGGGATGCATGGTTTCTTCAACCACATGTGCAAGCTGGAAAATAACTCCCAAAATAAAACCCGCTGTAAGATGAAGGCTTACGAACCCGATTAACCATTGGTACCATGTAATGTCTAAAAGCATCAGAGGAAGGGCAATCGTATACCCATAATAGATTATCTTTGTTACAATTAAAGTAATCCATTCTTTAACCGGATGATTTTTATTTTCATAAGGTCCCAATGGCGATTTGAAGAAATACCAGTAATCTTTAACAAAAACCCAGAAAAAAGTGGCAAAACTATAGGCAAAAAAAGCCAAAATATGCTGAAGCCTGTGTATCGATTTGTGCTCAGAATGAGGCGACAACCGAATGAAGGCTGCTACTTCAAGGTCTTCATCATGTCCGTGGATGTTGGTGTAGGTATGGTGAATAATATTATGTGTGATTTTCCAGATATATCCATTGGCCCCCATCAAATCAAAAGTAAGCCCTAAAAAATAGTTTACAGTGCTGTTAGATGAATAAGCTCCGTGCAGGGCATCATGAGCGATTGAAAACCCGATTCCGGCCATTCCCACCCCCATTACAATGCTCAACAACCACATCGTTCCTAAAGAAAATTGCCCCGTCATTATTAAAGCATAGGCTCCAAAATAAAGGCCTAAAAGTGTGATGGTTTTTAACACCATTGAAAAGTTGGCATGTTTTGAAAGACTGTTTTCTTCAAAGTATTTATCCACCCTATTTTTAACTGTCCGGCTGAATTCCTTATCAATCTTATTATTGAACGTAACTTTATTTACACTCACAGATACCTCTGTTAATGGTTAACCATTGAATTTTAAAATACACATAAAGTAAGAGAAAATTATTTAGGGATTCATTTTAATGAATAACCCCTTGGAAGTCATTCGTTCAATCAATGCATCCCCAAAAGCAGTAATCGGAGTTAAAAAACCATTTTTTTGAGAATCTTTATCTGTTGATTCAAGAAGACATAGAGCTGATTCACACAAAAAGAAAACGGTTGATTTATTACCTGGATCTCCCGGATATGACATTTGGAGCTTCGTTTTATTTCCTTCATAATCATCTGCAAAAGCAGTCATTTTGAAATAACCTTTTTCAATTTTTTTTTCAGATGGCCCTTCTCCGGGTGCAGGCATTACTTTTTGTAAGAGTTTGCGAAACCATTTTTTAGGCCCTAAAACCGTAATTGAAAGCAAGACGATAGAAACCAGAATAAATGGAATAGGATTATACCATTTTCCCAGGGAAGAGTGTTCGCTATATGAAATACTTTTGGCGTAACAAAATTTTGTATCATGCATCATTGAAGCACTTTTATAAACTATTTTTGAGTTAATAGATCCCATTATAAAAGGGGCAGACCACCGATGAATTTTTTTGTCGTAACCAAAAAAATGAGATCGTTTAGGAGTATGAATTTGTTGATTTCCTTTATCAATTAACAATTTCGGATCAGCCATTTTCTTGTATTCACCGGTCTCAAATTTATTCATCATAGTGGCGATCGTTCCCCCATTAAAGCCACCACTGATACTGTAATAAGCTCTGATATCTAATTTTTCAGGACAATCAAACTCTTTACTCAATAGAAATGCTGCGATATCAGCAGGTACACTGTCAAACCCTGAAAAGGGAATAAGTTTTGCCCCGGTCTTTTTGGCTAATTTTTCGTACTTGTTTTTCATTTTCTTTATAAATCCAACTTCCCCGGTAATGTCCAGGTAGTGAGTGCCAAATTTTGC from Gracilimonas sp. harbors:
- a CDS encoding acyl-CoA desaturase; the encoded protein is MSVNKVTFNNKIDKEFSRTVKNRVDKYFEENSLSKHANFSMVLKTITLLGLYFGAYALIMTGQFSLGTMWLLSIVMGVGMAGIGFSIAHDALHGAYSSNSTVNYFLGLTFDLMGANGYIWKITHNIIHHTYTNIHGHDEDLEVAAFIRLSPHSEHKSIHRLQHILAFFAYSFATFFWVFVKDYWYFFKSPLGPYENKNHPVKEWITLIVTKIIYYGYTIALPLMLLDITWYQWLIGFVSLHLTAGFILGVIFQLAHVVEETMHPEPNEDNVIKNHWAIHEMITTNNFARDNKPLSWYIGGLNFQIEHHLFPKICSVHYPDVSLIVEQTAGEFGIPYNHHNTFREAVGSHYRTLKKFGNPNFK
- a CDS encoding saccharopine dehydrogenase NADP-binding domain-containing protein — encoded protein: MPPKPFDIILIGATGFTGKRAAQYLKDHTPDTLKYGIAARNPDKLGLIAEKLNFAKNQCFTIDTTIREQVETVVKQARIIITTVGPFSLYGEEVIAACAKFGTHYLDITGEVGFIKKMKNKYEKLAKKTGAKLIPFSGFDSVPADIAAFLLSKEFDCPEKLDIRAYYSISGGFNGGTIATMMNKFETGEYKKMADPKLLIDKGNQQIHTPKRSHFFGYDKKIHRWSAPFIMGSINSKIVYKSASMMHDTKFCYAKSISYSEHSSLGKWYNPIPFILVSIVLLSITVLGPKKWFRKLLQKVMPAPGEGPSEKKIEKGYFKMTAFADDYEGNKTKLQMSYPGDPGNKSTVFFLCESALCLLESTDKDSQKNGFLTPITAFGDALIERMTSKGLFIKMNP